The region TCTCGGCCACAATTAATATAACGGAAAATAAAAGCGTTGAGATATTTAATGGAAGCACATACTATTACATGGGCTTTTATTCAAATAATGGCTATGCATACTTTGGAATAAAATACAATGGAACATACGGTTATGAATATATTATAAAAAACAACAATACATTATTCAAAATGGAAAGGCCAGCAGGTGATAAATCTTCATATAATTTAAGTGTTCAGATAAAAAAGGATAATATCTACATGTATTCAGGAAATAGATTGATATTTAATTTTACAGGTATAATATCATTTGCGGGCAGCTCAAGGGCTGTAATAGGAACCATGCAGGAAAACAATCAAATAAACTTTGTTAACATACCGCATGGTGAATTCTCTAAAATAAATATATTTCATAATAATACAAGGATAAACGACAATCATTATATTGATCTAAGATTCTCGTCATTAAATAACAATTATAGCACAATAAACATAACAAAAAAGAATTCAAACTTTTACTCTGGTTACAACCTTGTTCCGGCTAAAAACACATCAAAAAAGCAATATTTCATTGAATATAATATTATTTTTGATAGAAATCTAATAAAAATTTATACAAATACAGGAATACCTGATTACTATGAATTAAACGGTAAAAAATCTGTTTCAGGCTATTTTGTTATAGATCATGGAGGTTATTATAATGCATCGGCATTAATAAATGGCACATTAATAACAAGGAGCATATACATACCAGATTTCAGGGAGGCATTATTGAATGTTTCATACAGTCCGGATTATTACAACGCCAGGATAAATCTTACCGTTGATAATTATTTCCATTACAAATTTACAGGCAGGCATATTAATATCTATGAACTGAACGGAACAAACTATTTTGTATTAAAATCAAATGGTTATAAAACGGAATATTATAACACAACAGGAAACAGATTAATAATGCACAGATCCTATGTTTATATAAAGGTCTTCACATTTCAGGCAAATACAACGGTTAAATTTGATAATATAACAGCATATTACAATAATGGTCCATGGCATTATATAAAGGTTCTGCCGCAGAGCGGAAACATAGAAATAATAAAAAACGGCTTTTATAATATAAGTGTGAGGCTCACCCCCGGTAAAAATTACACAACACAGGTATTAATTAAAAATACAAGCAGATACTACCTTTATTTATATGTTTATAACAAATATCTTGACTACGCATTATCAAATGCCGTCATATATGTGAACGGAACTGTTGCAGGCTACACAAACGGCTCCGGTGTTTCCATTCTATATCTAAAGGGCGATCATTACATAACTGTATCAGATGATGAATACATAAATGCAAGCTTTAGCATAGACATGGTTAACAATGCAGATCAGAGCATAGGCATGATACCATCATTTCAAATAACGCCAACAATACTATTCCAGATAACGCACTATGTACCATTTTTATTCTATTTTGTATACATGTCATGGTCCCCATATTCCTTAAAAGAGGTTTCATATTACAAGGTAGAATACTCCACAAGTCCATTTATGAGCAATCCAAAAACATTGAATATTAGCAGCTCTGATACATCGGCATTTCTGTCAGGAATAGTACCTGGTAAAACGTATTACGTTTCCGTTTATGCATACACACCATCCGGGGCCTTTGTATCAACACCGGAAATAAAAATAGTGTACAACCCATTGTATATAATATTAAACGTTATAATAGTTCTTGGCATAATATTTTATATATACATATTTGTAAGATTTTTAATGAGAAGAAAAAATAGATACGATGAATTTTAATTTTTATAATTCCTTTAAAATATTTTTCTTTGCAGCAACCATGTTTGATAGCTTTTGAAAACCAATCTCCCTTGATCTTGTTCTCAGTCCGCAGTCTGGATTTAATCTTAATTTTTCCGGGTCTATATATTTTAATGCAAACCTTATTCTATCCTCTATGAGTTTTACGGGTTCAACGTAGTCTATATGAACATCTGTGACCCCGAGACCCATGAACTTTTTGCCTGAGCTGTGCTCGGCAAAGTATTTTAGATCAAGGTATCCGGGCCTGTTTTCATCAGAGGTTCCCGGTTCCAATGTATCCCTGTTGGCAAATTCAAGATTGTATCCGTCTATGTTTATTTCATCCATTATATCGTATAAAAGCCTGTAATCACTGCTGTAGCATACATGTATGGAGAACTCACAGTTATCTATTCCATATACAGTTTTGTTTATGGAGTCCTTAACTATATCCATCTCATCAGGATGCGTCGTTGTTGCTGGCTCATCTATCTGTATTTCCAATTTTTTCCCTGGGAATTTTCTATCCCAG is a window of Picrophilus oshimae DSM 9789 DNA encoding:
- a CDS encoding S8 family serine peptidase, which gives rise to MRGIKIIAIIIICMFIITSMDVIIPSDNKMVNENNYNVKEDNKTIVSCIPQRYMSLVNSTLKNDNINYNYTGNIINVYNNSVSLSFFNKLNKYFGINYFIDNSSFEPYYMPALSTSGYLPSQIRYAYNINPVYNESIYGNGTTIVIVDAYGDPSINYDVSAFDNLTGLPAVNLTVLYPEGTVYQENSGWATETALDVEWAHAIAPGASIKLVVSPGSGTSLIDAVAYSIYHHLGNIISLSWGEPESEMGNSELKILNNIYKDAALNNITVVAASGDNGSYDTTSHLAVNFPASDPYVLGVGGVNLYFKNGEPVETAWGGIANGVSFGSGGGYSSYFKRPYYQDPEDYNNTHRGVPDVSMVAGRSTPVLIIVNGNAEAVGGTSVATPIWAGIIALMDQYMNRSMGFINPVLYQISNTKLYTNAFTQITSGTNGFYDAHAGWNPVTGLGTPIVSNLLNDTMIIESGYGSDLIFNNTYYSNNISATINITENKSVEIFNGSTYYYMGFYSNNGYAYFGIKYNGTYGYEYIIKNNNTLFKMERPAGDKSSYNLSVQIKKDNIYMYSGNRLIFNFTGIISFAGSSRAVIGTMQENNQINFVNIPHGEFSKINIFHNNTRINDNHYIDLRFSSLNNNYSTINITKKNSNFYSGYNLVPAKNTSKKQYFIEYNIIFDRNLIKIYTNTGIPDYYELNGKKSVSGYFVIDHGGYYNASALINGTLITRSIYIPDFREALLNVSYSPDYYNARINLTVDNYFHYKFTGRHINIYELNGTNYFVLKSNGYKTEYYNTTGNRLIMHRSYVYIKVFTFQANTTVKFDNITAYYNNGPWHYIKVLPQSGNIEIIKNGFYNISVRLTPGKNYTTQVLIKNTSRYYLYLYVYNKYLDYALSNAVIYVNGTVAGYTNGSGVSILYLKGDHYITVSDDEYINASFSIDMVNNADQSIGMIPSFQITPTILFQITHYVPFLFYFVYMSWSPYSLKEVSYYKVEYSTSPFMSNPKTLNISSSDTSAFLSGIVPGKTYYVSVYAYTPSGAFVSTPEIKIVYNPLYIILNVIIVLGIIFYIYIFVRFLMRRKNRYDEF
- a CDS encoding methionine synthase — encoded protein: MLITQEIGSFRKPEYLSRVFHKIYGTDEFYRLAEKATLETLDVFYNAGLENIGVGGEMFRWEMYEHQAINIDGIEFYGPVRSFDNRYYRKGSIVKRMERKSSYHLKELEFLMDNARGSIKVPVTGAYTMMDWSFNEFYRDRYDVAMEFARLLNDEIKDLKSAWDRKFPGKKLEIQIDEPATTTHPDEMDIVKDSINKTVYGIDNCEFSIHVCYSSDYRLLYDIMDEINIDGYNLEFANRDTLEPGTSDENRPGYLDLKYFAEHSSGKKFMGLGVTDVHIDYVEPVKLIEDRIRFALKYIDPEKLRLNPDCGLRTRSREIGFQKLSNMVAAKKNILKEL